Within Chelatococcus sp. HY11, the genomic segment GAAGCCACAGGCTTCCGCGACCGCGCATTCGAAGCTGTGTGGCTCGACGGTCACGGTCGATGTCGTCATGGATCACGACACCATTACGGACTTTGCCCATGATGTGAAAGCCTGCGCGCTTGGCCAGGCCTCGTCATCGATCATGGCACGCCATGTGATCGGCGCAACGGCGGAGGAGCTGCGGCAGGTGCGCGAGGATATGCGCCGCATGCTCAAGGACAATGGTTCCCCGCCCAGGGGACGCTGGTCGGACCTCGAGGTACTGGAGCCTGTGCGCGACTACAAGGCGCGCCATGCCTCGACGCTTTTGACCTTCGACGCGGTCGTGGATGCGATCGGCAAGATCGAGGCCGAAAGGCTGGCTGAGGCGAGCTGAGACGCGGGCGGTGCCTCTGACGATCGGCTTCCAATCTGTCCGATCTGAGGCTATCGCGCGGCTTACTGTCTCAAGGCGCCCTGGATCTCGTCGCGGACCTTCGCAAAGGCTGCCTGATAGCGGGGAGAAGTTTTCAGCGCGGCAAAGATGGCCTCGGCGGCGCGCTTGCCCGCGGCCAGGTCAGTCGGAAAATGGACCCCGCATAGTGCTCGGCTTTCGGCATAGGCTTCCGCTCTTGCCATCAGCGCTTCGCGATCATCTGGAACGAGATCCGCGAGAATGAGGCCGTAGAGATAACCCAGGGCCGCGTGACTCGAGGGATAGGACCCCGTCGTCGGCCGCTTGACGCAGGTTGTCACAGCGGGATTCGCGGCGAAGGGTCTGGCGCGCTGCCAGCGATCCTTCACCGTCGCGAGGATCGCTTCTTCATCGTGGGTGATCTGTTTGAAGAACGCTGCCGTATGAGGCAATCGCCGCTTGCGAAACTCCGGACCGAGAACGTCAGAGAAGCGGAAAACCGATTGCTTCCTGTCCAAGCGCGCCTGCGCGATGGATTCACGCGTACGGCTGGCCTGCAGCGCGAGAACGGCTTCCATGTCCGCCTTCGCCGCCGGCGATCCGGGGAGCGGCGGTCCGGATAATATGGCGGAAAGATCGATCGTCTCGGGAGTGATATAGGGTGCGCCGGCAGGCGAGCCGGCGTCCCTTGCCATGAGCGGGGACGCGCCGGCAAAGAAGCTGACGAATCCCACGATCAAGCATCTCTGAAAGAGCCGCCCTGCTTCGCTGCGAAGGCGGAAGCCGTCCATGGATGCCTTAGCGGACGTAGAAGGAATAAGCGGCGCTCAGGCCGACCACGAACTGATCCTTCGAGCCGATGTTGCGCACGATCGGGCTCTTGCTCGCGTCCTGGACCAGTCGCGTCCAGCTGCCCTGCAGGGTGGCCGACCAGTTGTCGTTGAATTTATAGGTGCCGGCCGCCGCCACACCCGCGCCGAACATGCCGCCGGAGGGCTTATAAGGCGTCACGCGCCAGTTGTAATAAGCCTCGTCGGCCGTGACCCCGAAATTGGTGCGCATGAACTTGCCGTTGCCGAACATCATGCGCGGGCCGGCCGACAGAGTGAGATTGCCAACGGGCATCACGAAATCGGCGGCCAGGTCGCCGACCCAGCCGTCGGCGTCACGGAAGCCGTGACGGACCTCGACGCGTCCGCGCAGGTTCTGCGTCGGCCAGACTTCGGCATAGGCGCCGCCCTCGATGGTCCACTTCACCTTGTCGAGGCCGTAGAGCTCGCGGTTGCCGTCCAGATAGCGGCCGGGACGGTAGCGGGCGACCGGACCGGCATTGAACCACTCGTTTTGGAACAGGGCGATGCCGATGCCATCATCGGGCGCGCTGAACTGGTAGGGGGTGGTCGCCTTGCGGACGCCGATGGAAGGAAAAGGCGTAAACGTGTAGTCCTTCGCGCCGAGATAGTCCGGGCTGATGATGCCGTTGCCCTTGAGGGTCACGATCCATTGGCTGTCTGGTTGACGGGTCGTGGTCGCTTCCGTCGGGAAGCTCCAGTCGGCCGCGAAGGCTGCCCCGCCCGTCATGAGCAAGCCGAGACCAAAAGCGGGCAAAGCATACCGAGCCATATAAACACTCCTTACTAACTGCCGCTTTTATGGTGCAAAAAGCTTGACTATTTGCTTACCGCACCGCCGACCCTGATTCGGATCCGCCAACGCCAGCCTGTCCAACCCGTCACGAGTCAGCATCCAGTTGGCCACCATAGTACCTCCGATGTTAGAGATGCCATGAAAAGGCAAGTGCCCTCATGAGAAAACACCCGGGTGTTGTCATTGCGCATCTCCTGATCCGCACCTACCAGCTCACGCTCTCAAGCCTGATCGGACGCACCTGCCGTCATCTGCCGACATGCTCTTCGTATATGGACGAGGCCATCGACCGCCACGGATTCTGGGCGGGCGGCTGGATGGGAACCGCGCGGCTGTGCCGCTGCAATCCCTGGGGCACTTCGGGGCTTGATCTCGTGCCGGAGCGATTGCCCTCCGGCAGCGCCTGGTATAAGCCGTGGCGCTACGGTCGCTGGCGCGGCGTGAATGCGCCGCCATTGTGCTGCGAAGCTGTCCCTTCGGACGATTGCGGCGCCGGGACCGCTCCATGAGCCGTGCGCCGTCGATCCGATGGCGTGGCTCTGAACACCGCAACGCTAAACGCTTACCTGCGCCGTATGCAGGAGTGAGCAGGAGCCTTCCTGATGATCAATCTGACATTTCCCGATGGTGCACAACGGTCCTTCGCAGAAGGAACGACCGGCCTCGATATCGCCAAGGGCATTTCCCCGTCTCTCGCCAAGCGCACCGTCGCCATGGCGCTGGACGGCGTGGTCACCGATCTCGCCGATCCGATCGAGCGGGATGCACGCATCGAATTCGTCAATCGCGACGACCCGCGCGCGCTTGAGCTCATCCGTCACGATTGCGCCCATGTGCTGGCCGAGGCCGTGCAGGAGCTTTTTCCCGGCACCCAGGTGACCATCGGACCCGTCATCGAGAACGGCTTCTACTACGACTTCGCGCGCAACGAGCCCTTCACGCTGGAGGATCTGCCGAAGATCGAGGCGAAGATGCGCGAGATTATCGCGCGCGATAAGCCCTTCACCAAGGACGTCTGGAGCCGGGACAAGGCCAAGGATGTGTTCCGGGAGAAGGGGGAGGCCTACAAGGTCGAGCTCGTCGACGCGATTCCCGAAGGGCAGAGCCTGAAGATCTACCATCAGGGTGACTGGTTTGACCTGTGCCGCGGGCCGCATATGACCTCGACCGGCAAGATCGGCAATGCCTTCAAGCTGATGAAGGTGGCGGGCGCCTACTGGCGCGGCGACAGCAACAACCCGATGCTGACGCGCATCTATGGTACCGCCTGGAAGAACCAGGAGGATCTCGACCTCTACCTGCATCAGCTCGAGGAAGCGGAGAAGCGGGATCATCGCCGGCTCGGCCGCGAGATGGATCTCTTCCACTTTCAGGAGGAGGGGCCCGGCGTCGTCTTCTGGCACCCTAAGGGGTGGAGCCTGTTCCAGAGCCTGATCGCCTATATGCGCCGCCGGCTCGCCGCCGACTACGCGGAAGTCAATGCGCCGCAGGTGCTCGACAAATCCCTGTGGGAGACCTCGGGTCACTGGGGCTGGTACAAGGAGAACATGTTCAAGGTGCAGTCCGCCGGCGACGAGACGGAAGACGAGCGCATTTTCGCCTTGAAGCCGATGAACTGCCCCGGCCATGTGCAGATCTTCAAGCATGGCCTGAAGAGCTATCGCGACCTGCCGATGCGGCTCGCCGAATTCGGTGCCGTGCATCGCTACGAGCCTTCGGGCGCGCTGCATGGGTTGATGCGCGTGCGCGGGTTCACCCAGGACGACGCGCATATCTTCTGCACCGAAGAGCAGATGGCCGAGGAATGCCTCAAGATCAACGATCTCATTCTCTCGACCTACGCCGATTTCGGCTTCGAGGAGATCGTGGTGAAGCTCTCCACGCGGCCGGAGAAGCGCGTGGGCACCGATGAGGTCTGGGATCACGCCGAGGCGGTCATGAGCCGCGTGCTGGAGGAGATTGCCGCGCGTTCGGGCGGGCGCATCAAGACCGACATCCTGCCGGGCGAGGGCGCCTTCTACGGGCCGAAGTTCGAATACACCCTGCGCGATGCCATCGGCCGTGAATGGCAGTGTGGCACGACGCAGGTCGACTTCAATCTGCCTGAACGCTTCGGCGCCTTCTATGTGGATGCCGACGGCACCAAGAAGCCGCCGGTGATGATCCACCGTGCCATCTGCGGCTCGATGGAGCGCTTCACCGGCATCCTGATCGAGCATTTCGCGGGCCATTTCCCGCTATGGCTGGCGCCGTCGCAGGTTGTCGTCGCGACCATCACCTCGGACGCCGACCCCTATGCGGAAGATGTGGTGGCGACGTTAAAGGCGGCGGGCTTGCGTGCTGAAACCGATCTGCGCAACGAGAAAATCACCTACAAGG encodes:
- a CDS encoding iron-sulfur cluster assembly scaffold protein codes for the protein MLNDIYNRRILELAADIPRLGRLAKPQASATAHSKLCGSTVTVDVVMDHDTITDFAHDVKACALGQASSSIMARHVIGATAEELRQVREDMRRMLKDNGSPPRGRWSDLEVLEPVRDYKARHASTLLTFDAVVDAIGKIEAERLAEAS
- a CDS encoding phosphatase PAP2 family protein encodes the protein MGFVSFFAGASPLMARDAGSPAGAPYITPETIDLSAILSGPPLPGSPAAKADMEAVLALQASRTRESIAQARLDRKQSVFRFSDVLGPEFRKRRLPHTAAFFKQITHDEEAILATVKDRWQRARPFAANPAVTTCVKRPTTGSYPSSHAALGYLYGLILADLVPDDREALMARAEAYAESRALCGVHFPTDLAAGKRAAEAIFAALKTSPRYQAAFAKVRDEIQGALRQ
- a CDS encoding MipA/OmpV family protein; the protein is MARYALPAFGLGLLMTGGAAFAADWSFPTEATTTRQPDSQWIVTLKGNGIISPDYLGAKDYTFTPFPSIGVRKATTPYQFSAPDDGIGIALFQNEWFNAGPVARYRPGRYLDGNRELYGLDKVKWTIEGGAYAEVWPTQNLRGRVEVRHGFRDADGWVGDLAADFVMPVGNLTLSAGPRMMFGNGKFMRTNFGVTADEAYYNWRVTPYKPSGGMFGAGVAAAGTYKFNDNWSATLQGSWTRLVQDASKSPIVRNIGSKDQFVVGLSAAYSFYVR
- the yidD gene encoding membrane protein insertion efficiency factor YidD, whose translation is MRKHPGVVIAHLLIRTYQLTLSSLIGRTCRHLPTCSSYMDEAIDRHGFWAGGWMGTARLCRCNPWGTSGLDLVPERLPSGSAWYKPWRYGRWRGVNAPPLCCEAVPSDDCGAGTAP
- the thrS gene encoding threonine--tRNA ligase: MINLTFPDGAQRSFAEGTTGLDIAKGISPSLAKRTVAMALDGVVTDLADPIERDARIEFVNRDDPRALELIRHDCAHVLAEAVQELFPGTQVTIGPVIENGFYYDFARNEPFTLEDLPKIEAKMREIIARDKPFTKDVWSRDKAKDVFREKGEAYKVELVDAIPEGQSLKIYHQGDWFDLCRGPHMTSTGKIGNAFKLMKVAGAYWRGDSNNPMLTRIYGTAWKNQEDLDLYLHQLEEAEKRDHRRLGREMDLFHFQEEGPGVVFWHPKGWSLFQSLIAYMRRRLAADYAEVNAPQVLDKSLWETSGHWGWYKENMFKVQSAGDETEDERIFALKPMNCPGHVQIFKHGLKSYRDLPMRLAEFGAVHRYEPSGALHGLMRVRGFTQDDAHIFCTEEQMAEECLKINDLILSTYADFGFEEIVVKLSTRPEKRVGTDEVWDHAEAVMSRVLEEIAARSGGRIKTDILPGEGAFYGPKFEYTLRDAIGREWQCGTTQVDFNLPERFGAFYVDADGTKKPPVMIHRAICGSMERFTGILIEHFAGHFPLWLAPSQVVVATITSDADPYAEDVVATLKAAGLRAETDLRNEKITYKVREHSLAKVPVLLVVGRKEAAERTVSVRRLGSPNQTSMTLDEALAGLLAEATPPDLAQQNAARAAKH